CTAATCCCagtttagttagttaattagatGTGATTAGTTACTAAGCTTTATCTGTAAAGTGTAAATACACTGAGATGTAATTTCTTCCTCATTAAGTAAAGTAATACACTGAGATGCCATTCCTGAAATATGAGACACCACTGTGGTGTTTTTATCTGCTCCGCCCACCTGCACTTGTGTAGCATGTTTTCCGTCGTAGAGGTCATTATTGGTGGTTGGATGACGTCGTTATCGGTGGTTGGGGTTGAACATGCCAAAGTGAAACTGATTGAAACGTCTCTATTCGTCTATAATTCAATAAAACTTATCGTTTGACagacagaaacaagaaaagagaaaagctGGCTGTTAAAATCACAGCACATGGCACAAAGAACATGTATACAAGTGCAATCCACATCAATCAACAACCAAGATAATTCAAAGAATTGTTCAAAAAACATTGCGTCTTTAATTTATAATTGTGCTATATAGGTACATGTTCTGAAGGAGAAGCATGAAATAGGAACCTCTAACATAACATTTTGCtttctatctttctttgatAATCGTTTCGCAGCTGCAGTAATGACCTGGAAAGCAAGAACTGGCACTGTTTCATCTAGTTTCGAATCTTTCCACACGCAAATTGCAATTGTATACCCTGCACCTCCTCTTCtatctcattttgtttttcaaacagAAAGAACAATTGAATCCAATCAAGTTTATTCTTGTTTTTTATGAAACGTGTACTTGTAGCTATCCTCATCTGTGAAACCAATACTCAGATCATTCCCTTCCCTAATCGCCTTCCTTACATCCTTAATCCTGTCAAGAATTCCCTTGATGGCTAAATCGAATGCGTCCTCAGTCTCTAATCTAGACCTGGGATCCGCACATACCAGATTCGGTATTAGCCTTACAACCTCCTCTCTAATGGTCAATTCTTTCTCCTTTGAAATTCCAAGCAAGATTTCCTCAATGCTTCTTGGCATATCATCTGCCACCCTCACCGGAATATACACGGAGTAGCTGCTATGATTCTTTGGCAAATGCCACAAATATTGGGAATAAGCAGCACCATGGTGAAAGAAAACCGGAATACAACCTGCCAGAATAGAATCAAaagttgatctcctggtgtatGAATCCCCTCCAGGCTGCAAGCAATAAACTGAGCTCTGAAACACCCTCATAACACtcaacgggttgtcacaatctatGTTACCACCCAAACTGCAATCTATCAACTTGCATCTACTCGAAGCTACGCACTGATCAATAATCTTCCCTTGAATTGAACTCTGCTGGTCAGGCCTCGGTGCCCCAGCAAAAGTGAACAAGTAAGGCCTTTCTAGTTTCCTCATTCTGCTCTGCCATTGAACCAAATCAACATCCTCCGCGGGATGAAAATTTGTCGGATAAGGTATAGCAATGTCATTGTTCCAAGAGCTTCCTTCGACCGACAACATAGTCATGTTCATAGACTCAGGCAACCACCTGAGCTTACTACCCCAATCCGAAACATCATCTGTCTGCCTCCTGAAGTCCCAAGAAATTCTCCCGGCAACCAAGAAATGGTCCCTCCCCCACATTTTCGCCCACTTGGGTTTTCTTGCCAGCCAACTAACAAGTTGTTTCGCCGAAGCGTCTCTAACCGTGATATTAGAAGCCCACAGATGGAGGGTCGCATCAAGACCGGCATAAAACGGGACATAAACCGCCGAAGCCTGACTGGAGACTTTCGTCAGACACTTGTAGTGCTTCATCTCGTTGTGGAATATGAACTCCAGCAAGAACTGGTTCGTGGAAAACCAACTCTTGTTAGACAAAACCCCTTCCGAGTTTTCGATTTCGGGACCGAAACCATAATTCTCAAAGTAGGTACATAAATTTGGCTTGTCAGTTCCCCTGGTGAGAAATTTACAGTTTTTTACCAAGTCGGAGTTAAATATTTCAGGAAGATCGTCGTGCATATAAACGTAACGACCAAAGCATGATGAATCTGTGACAGAGTTGTTCGAAACCCCAATTGGGTCGACTTGTTTGTTGAGCAAAAGATTGAGACTGGAGAAAGTAGAGTaatcaaaggaaagaaaaacaatGCACAAAGCCAAGGAGATGAGAAGGCCAAACCAGAGTTCTTGAGAGCACTTTACTGTCGGAAGCTTCTCCATGGGTGTTTGCTGCTGAGGTGCCACCAAAGATTCGCCACTTTTTATGGAATTCTCTTCATAATGCCCTTGCAACTAATGCTAATCTTTTCATGCGACGGTCTTCCACTTCCCCCACCTGCCCTATTTGTCTTTATGAGGATAAAACCACtgaacacattttactcctctGCCCGTGGGTCCAATCTGTTTGGTTTGGAGGGGTTTTGAGTTATAAAATTAATAGGTCTGCTATTAGCTCATGGATACGTTGGTTGCAGGCTATTTTTATCTCTACTACTGCTACTTCTGCCGACTGGTTGTGGGTTCAAACGAATGTAGCTTTTACTTGTTGGTTCATTTGGAAAGTTCGGTGTGATTTTGTGTTTAACCATGCGAGAATCAACCCTACAAAAGTTGTTTTGGCCATATCTAATATGGTGGGATCTTTCTTGGCTGCAATCAGAAGTAATGTGGACATTGGAGTGCGGGTGAATGTCGGCCAGGCATCAGGTCTGGTTCCCCGTTGGTTTCCTTCCACCTCCTTCCCCTTATACAAAAATTAATGTCGATGCCAGCTGGTACAAGTTGACGATGTCAGGGTTCGTGGGTGCGGTGATAAGGGATGTTGAGGCGTGTTTCATTGCTGTAGCGCGGTACTCTATCAGGGCTCCCAATGCTGCTGCTGCCGAAGCTTTGGCGCTTCTGCGCGGATGCAAATTGGGTGCTTCGCTGGGCCTTTCTGAGGTAATTCTGGAATCGGATTCCCTCGAGACTATCTCTCGCCTCACGGGTTCTCTTGATAATGGTAGTTGGGAGGCTTTTCCTTCTTTTAACAAGGGTAAAAAAATTGGGGGAAACCTTCCAGAATTGTCCCTGGTCTTGGGTTCCAAGATCAGCCAACATGGCGGTGGATGTTCTTACGTCGCGGGATTGTGCGGAGCTATGTGATGTTGTTTGGGTTAATAGGCTCCCATCTTCGctggtttttgttttgaacaatGCTGGTCTCCCATGTCCTTGTTAGTTGTGGGTGGCAGTGTAAGGGGTGACGCTTTCACTTGGTTGAAGTGTCTCTGGTGATAGCTCCTTTCATTGCCTTCCTAGCTTCTCTGGCTAGTTGTTTGCCTCTTTGTAGGCTCTCTTGTTTCCTTTTTGGCCTCTGTGCCCTGGAATGCTATTCCATGttctcaaataaaaataaaaaaataaaaaaaatgagagagagagagagagagagagagagagagagagagagagagatggagtgtGAGAAAAGGATACAAAAATGGAAACTAATTAAAAGAAAGGCCCCCACTGcattaataattaaaagaattCATACTCAAAACTCTTACTGTTTTAATCACAGAGCTTTGTatttatgatcagaaccgttcatactatgaatcacattgtaaagatcatctttgcaaaaaaaaaaataaaactaaggtcgttagGTCAATCATTTGTAGCAAATATGTAAGATCCCGATAATTTATTATCGAAGAAGAgagatatttgaaaaaaaataaaatgttgtgCTTATTTTTTGGGAAGATAGTGGATGTCATTAAGAGTTCGTAGCATTTTTCGGATTACCTTTTAGAACTAAGATGAATTTTTAAGGTGATTTACATTTTGGACCAATGAATAAGTGACATGTGGCAGTCAATAAGTAGCTTGCCACATGACAACTGCTGGAGATAGACAACAAGGGGCTGGTCTGACCGGTTAGCGGCAATTTAGCCACATGGGAAGTGATGATTGGACCCAAAGAAATGGATGATTAGTAAGCACTCTATTGTGCTGATTTTTGCAAGGCTATGGACTTGGACGTGTCATGCATATTAGCTATGCAATTGACACCTAGTACATACAATGCCTTAGTCATCTTTGGCCACAAAACCATCCAGTTGGAAGCAAGTTTGACACTGCCTAATTCTACCATAAATAGAGGGTTGCTTTTCATTCTTTCATTCACTACTTTTGGAAACATATGTTGGCTACTGAGAAGCCATGCATGTATGCATGCATGGTCCGTGTATACATGTGTGTatatgttagagagagagagattagaaaataaaatagagTGGACGAAATACATGGCATTAGGAGTGATCAAGGAGCTTGCTCAAGTATGTGGAGCTTTGCTATTGCAGTAGTGACGTGGATCATCGTTTTAGCTTTGGAATTGAGGGCTTTGAAGCCTATTTGATGACTGGACAACGATTTTTGAGACATTAAGGTAAAGATTTACATATGATAAGATTTCTGGGATTTTGTACAAGTTCATATGGATGAGATTTAGAGAAATTTGATGTTTGACTCGAAATTCATCAAATTTGGTCTTTAAAGGATGTTTGTATGGAAGAAGTGAATTGTACTATTGATGGATTGTGTTTTGGCTTGAAAGATATGTTGAATTTATGGGAAAAGAGACCTCAAAGCCGCTGGTTTCATACCAGGGATTGAACTGTGAAAATAGTTTTAGTTTTGgggtaattttgtaaattaccAAAAGTTCAAGACCCAAGTGCAATTATCAAAATTTTGGGGGCCtatttgaaataataaaaagttCAAATACAGAATTTTTATTCTGGTTAAGTGAAGGTCCCTATTGGATATAGTTGTTGTTATGGGAATAAAGTTTAGTTATTATATATGGACATATAGTGACAAATTGTAATTGTTCAACTAGGGACTCCAATTACTCGTGGTAGTTGCGTTTAATCAAGGTATTGGTGAGGAATATTGCTTGCTTGTCTTGGAGACCAGGTAGAGGAATCCTCACTTACCCTAGTTATGGATTTTTGtgaatgtatgtatatgtaaatATACGAATGCTTGTGGAAGCTGCATAGATTTTGCTGCTGACAGAACCATGAggaaaaatggttttgtttttatatcatGATATGCATGTTGTTTTATACTACAAATTAAAGTGATGACTTGAGAGTGAAGGAGGCATAGCGACCGCCTTGAGTTTCAATCCTGTAAACCTCCGGAGGGGCTACTACGAAGGGATTAGTACCGCTACCTTTCTAGAAGATGTACTAGGATATCTAAGGGTAGAGCATTAAAGGACACTCTCGCTGCACCTTAAATTAAGTATATTCATTTGGAGTTGGTAGAGGTAAGGGGGTAGTTGGTCATTGAATCGGTCATCAGGCATGTAGCGATTTATTGGGATCCTTGTTTACtttttaaaaggaaattgtGTGATCACACAATCTattttcaaaacaaacaaagcTTTTGTTATGCATCAATCATTTTCCTATAATATATATAGTGTCGTATACTATTTTCAAACCTAGCTGGGGTGGATTCCCTCAGGGGGAGCGATGAACGTTTGTGACGCTCACCCCTTACTTTATTATAGGACCGGTGCACCTACAAATAGATGATATGGACTAAAGTTGGGACAAACGTTGGTTGTTACTTGTCAACTTCTTAATCGCTCATTGACTTTCCATAGGTTTTTAGTTTGTACATATACTTGATTCCCTTATCGTCTTGAAGGAATCTTTGTAGCCGAACTCAACATTTTGCAATTTCAAATCGTACGAAAGAGTTGGTTTAGTATGATAATTACCTTAAactttttggttttgttgtagATTGTGAAGTTCTTTTTCTATgtaaaaatcttatccaaatTTAGTTGCCCTTTTATTCTTCGTTTTACGAAAATGATTTCTGCTTCCGTACTGcttgaaaataaattattttattccccTCAAATAGCTTTACGTTCTATTAAGAATGTAGTGCTATAGTGTTGGATTTTAACACTATAGTATTGCATTACTAATGGAGCGTGGCACTGTTACGTGCCCGTTTTTGGGGCGTGACAAAATACATAGACAGTTCGTAATACTTTTAACaattttgttcatttgttttcaaatagtTTGATGACCAagcgaccttagttttaattgactTTTTGCATACGCGATTTTTAtagggtgatttataatatgaatggttttgattataaacatgaagttctataaattgacaacgaacaattttgagaaattttgagtaggacttcttactcatctttgagtagtaGAGTATTGTTCATAATGGAATGAGAATTACGGGTTTTTTTGGGTGGTCCAAGTAATAGTACTTTTTCAAGgtattttagttaaaatggtctTTAAGATTGTCATAACTCTTTATTTCGATCTCTGAGATTTAAAAACGATGGTAGTGGTCTCTGAAATTGTCTACCGTCAATTGTTTTggtcattttgtgaaaaatatcTATTAAATTGAAGAAGCCACTAGTTCAAGTGGAATGATTGATTTCACAAAGATTGAAGAAGCCACtatttaacagagatttttcctgaatgaccaaaatgattgacggtagACAATCCCaaagaccatttctattgattttaaatttcaggaATCAAAGTAATGAGTTATATGCCAATGTCAaagaccattttagctaaaaaaattCCTTTTAAATAATATTCACTTTTTGATTTTTTAGAATCAATTGTTCAAATTATTAGAGTCAATCTTCACCATTCATTTTTTGAACCACGCAGTAGTTTTGGATAAGGGAAAGTAAATAAAAGGCATTACGCCAATTTCAGAGataattttggctaaaaaaaatcCCTTTTTAAATGATATTCACTTTTTGATTTCTTAGAGTTAATTGTTCAATTTCTTCATTTCAATCTTTACCATTCATTTTCCGAACCACACAGTGGTTCTAGATAAGGGTGAGCATGGGCCAGGCTGGGCTCAAATTTGGAGGGTTCGGACCAGATTCGTTTTAAAATGCAATGTGACATGCTGAGCCGGGTATTAGAATTCTGAGATTTGAAACCATACCTAACCCGACTCGTTTGAAATAGGCTGTTTTGGACGGGCCCACGATCCAAATCGAGAAACAATGAGCTTCTATTTCTTTCgaagaagaaatccttcatcccaTCATGTTTGTACAAGATTCACACCCAGAAGCTGCTTCTCTTTTAGATTTGTCGATGTAATTCCTCGAAATGCGGTTGCCCTCCTTTCTAGAGATCTCTTCTTTTTGGAAGGATGATCAGGACCGATGAAAACTCAAGACTTGTTTTCTTATTGGGTCTCGTTCTCAGGTTTCTTGCTCGGAACTATCAGAAAAGAATCACAATCAAATTTCCATCTCTTGGCAACACAGAAGTGGATGAAATTTGCAACAACAtagaatttataaaaaaatctacCTTTTCCTTCCTCCCTAATTCCAAAGGACCACCGTaacctcaaacaaaaaaaaaaaccagaaaattcaaaattctgaTCCATCTCATACACCCAAAAGACCCAGAACCAGAACGATGAATTTGCAAATCTGGAAAGCATGCATGGGTTTTTGGATCTGTGGCGACGGAAGACTTGGAGTTCAGATTGCTTAGAAATTGTGCTTGGGTTTTCTAGTGAGGAAGAAGTGAGTGATGTTAGAATATGAGCATGAGTACGAATCGGTAAACTTGGTTGTAGGATTAGAGATTGAGTAGGAAGTCTTGTTGGGAATGGATTTGTAGATCCATGTTGTAACTGGACTGCTATTTGGAATGAATTGGTATTCTATATGAATTTTAATAGGGGAATCCTTATAGAATTTGGCTAAGATTGTATAGTATATATATGGTGGCTTCTGCTCTCGCAGTGAGTACTCGATATAAAATTAAGACCTATTATTAGTTGAGAGTCTCGTTCATTGAAGAGAGGAGAAGGTGCATCATGACTTTGACGCAGAAATCAGGCATGGCAGCAGCTTCGAACTCTTATGCGGATATGTTTTCTCTCTGTGCATTGCTTTATGGTTTATGGTTTTGTGTTTTGATCGCGGTAACTTTCTTTGCATGATCCTGTTGTGTTTATGCtaacatgtggtatcagagccctcAGGTTCATAAATTATAACTTCTGTGATTAAAACCACTAGGTTccaaaacataaataatattgaGGAAAATATATCTTCGTTGTCGCGTTGGGGAATCGAACACAGGCTCTAGTATAATGCCTTGCAAATAACGACAAAAcatgttagaaaaatataaccGTTTGAATTTCAAAGGATGTTACGgttggattttctgcaaatccAAGGGAAGGGGTTTTCTTTCCGATTGGGTCTTTTCGATTCTGAACATTAACCAACAAAACATGCTTCTGGGTTATAATTTTATCAATCTTGCAACTTATATGATCAATTTGAATGGTTATTCCGCTGCGCTGTTTCATAAATCGGATCTGTGCAAGGTATGTTTGATAAATTGCAAAGTTTTATTCTTGCTTGCTCAAAAGTCCTTCTCCATATTGAGTCAAGGGTTTATGTTAGGTCTTAAAGGATAAGACTTTGATATAACAAAAACTATATGGATTCAATCGAATTGAAACTATTCTGCAGTAATTTAGACTTTGGGTGTTCGATTATGTGTTATCTGCAGTTATTTTGTAATCTGCAGAATGCTAATGCACCTTTATGTTTTCTATTAAACCATGAATGATGGTTATCAAGCATGAGACATCTCTTCACTGACTGTTGTGCACACTTTGATCTGGAGTtgcatcaaatggatgttaaaacgGCTTTCTCAATGGTGATCTTCGAGAAGACATTTACATGGTTCAACCCCCTGGATTTATTGAAAGGGGGGAAGGAGAATATGGTTTGCAAATTAAGGAAATTATATACCCCAAGGGCGGCCAGAATGATATCCGGGCAATTGTAGTTGGTGATCACactgttggatagtggccaaattaggctaggaaacaaaacaaaattgatgagggaacatcatgatgaggattatgtttccttgttttgtggcttattttgtggcttaatttgctccttgttttgtggcttgttttgtggcttattttgtggcttaatttgctccttgttttgtggctttttcaaagccataattatttggctaggatgaagaaaagcataaaaagagatggtgagagcatttggcaaaACAAGGGGGCAAGGGTGAGAAAAAATctagagagctagagtgaaaaatctcttgtgaaagaactcttggggtagagtgaggctcttgggaaaattctgtgagagggtgtacaagggatatgggattgagttatgtcgatttaactcatgtgtaacttgtactgtttttctcatattgaagagcaatatctctccgaggacgtaggcaggtttttgccgaacctcgtaaatttctcggtgtctttatttcttgtattttaaactattcaactgtgggtttgtatgttggtgaagataatcagccaaggcacaacaattggtatcagagctttgttggaagctttggttcaTTGAAGGTTCAGATTTATTATTCACCATGA
This Pyrus communis chromosome 6, drPyrComm1.1, whole genome shotgun sequence DNA region includes the following protein-coding sequences:
- the LOC137738324 gene encoding probable xyloglucan galactosyltransferase GT14, with the translated sequence MEKLPTVKCSQELWFGLLISLALCIVFLSFDYSTFSSLNLLLNKQVDPIGVSNNSVTDSSCFGRYVYMHDDLPEIFNSDLVKNCKFLTRGTDKPNLCTYFENYGFGPEIENSEGVLSNKSWFSTNQFLLEFIFHNEMKHYKCLTKVSSQASAVYVPFYAGLDATLHLWASNITVRDASAKQLVSWLARKPKWAKMWGRDHFLVAGRISWDFRRQTDDVSDWGSKLRWLPESMNMTMLSVEGSSWNNDIAIPYPTNFHPAEDVDLVQWQSRMRKLERPYLFTFAGAPRPDQQSSIQGKIIDQCVASSRCKLIDCSLGGNIDCDNPLSVMRVFQSSVYCLQPGGDSYTRRSTFDSILAGCIPVFFHHGAAYSQYLWHLPKNHSSYSVYIPVRVADDMPRSIEEILLGISKEKELTIREEVVRLIPNLVCADPRSRLETEDAFDLAIKGILDRIKDVRKAIREGNDLSIGFTDEDSYKYTFHKKQE